Part of the Streptomyces sp. NBC_01264 genome, CGAGGGGTTTTTTGTTGCACTGGCAACGTCGCATCTCGTAAAACCCTCCTCGTAAAACCCTCAGCTTCGAGAAGAGAATGCCGATGACCGAGCAGGCCACCGGGGCCCACCATCCGCAGCCGCGGGCCCGTTCCGGCGGACACCAGTCCGCCGCAGTTGAGCACGTCACGGGTGCGCAGTCCCTCATCCGCTCTCTCGAAGAGGTGGGGTGCGACACCGTCTTCGGCATCCCGGGCGGCTGCATCCTCCCCGCGTACGACCCGCTGATGGACTCCAAGAAGGTCCGTCACATCCTGGTCCGCCACGAGCAGGGGGCCGGCCACGCCGCCACCGGCTACGCGCAGGCCACCGGCAAGGTCGGCGTCTGCATGGCCACCTCCGGCCCGGGCGCGACCAACCTGGTGACCCCGATCGCCGACGCGCACATGGACTCCGTGCCGCTCGTCGCGATCACCGGCCAGGTCTCCTCCAAGGCGATCGGCACCGACGCCTTCCAGGAGGCGGACATCGTCGGCATCACCATGCCGATCACCAAGCACAACTTCCTGGTCACCAGGGCCGAGGACATCGCCCGGACCATCGCCGAGGCCTTCCACATCGCCTCCACCGGCCGCCCCGGCCCGGTCCTGGTCGACATCGCCAAGGACGCCCTGCAGGCGAAGACCACCTTCTCGTGGCCGCCCAGCCAGGACCTCCCCGGCTACCGGCCGGTCACCAAGCCGCACGCCAAGCAGATCCGCGAGGCCGCGAAGATGATCGCCGCCGCCAAGCGGCCGGTCCTCTACGTCGGCGGCGGCATCATGAAGGCCGGCGCGACCGCCGAGCTGAAGGTCCTCGCCGAGCTCACCGGCGTCCCGGTCGTCACCACCCTGATGGCCCTGGGCTCCCTCCCGGACAGCCACCCGCAGAACGTCGGCATGCCGGGCATGCACGGCGCCGTCACCGCCGTGACCGCGCTCCAGAAGTCGGACCTGCTGATCGCGCTCGGCACCCGCTTCGACGACCGCGTCACCGGCAAGCTGGACAGCTTCGCCCCCTTCGCCAAGGTCATCCACGCGGACATCGACCCGGCCGAGATCGGCAAGAACCGCGACGTGGACGTCCCGATCGTCGGTGACGCCCGCGAGGTCATCGCCGACCTGATCCAGGCCGTCCAGGCCGAGGTCAACGAGGGCAACGCAGGCGACTACACCGCCTGGTGGAAGGACCTCAACCGCTGGCGCGACACCTACCCGCTGGGCTACGACCTGCCCGAGGACGGCTCGCTCTCCCCCCAGCAGGTCATCGAGCGGATCGGCCAGCTGGCGCCGAAGGGCACCATCTACGCGGCCGGCGTCGGCCAGCACCAGATGTGGGCCTCGCACTTCGTGAACTACGAGGAGCCCCGCACCTGGCTGAACTCCGGCGGCGCCGGAACCATGGGCTACGCGGTCCCCGCCGCGATGGGCGCCAAGGTCGGCATGCCGGAGCGCACGGTCTGGGCGATCGACGGCGACGGCTGCTTCCAGATGACCAATCAGGAACTGGCCACCTGCGCGCTGAACAACATCCCGATCAAGGTCGCGATCATCAACAACGGCGCGCTGGGCATGGTCCGCCA contains:
- a CDS encoding acetolactate synthase large subunit; amino-acid sequence: MPMTEQATGAHHPQPRARSGGHQSAAVEHVTGAQSLIRSLEEVGCDTVFGIPGGCILPAYDPLMDSKKVRHILVRHEQGAGHAATGYAQATGKVGVCMATSGPGATNLVTPIADAHMDSVPLVAITGQVSSKAIGTDAFQEADIVGITMPITKHNFLVTRAEDIARTIAEAFHIASTGRPGPVLVDIAKDALQAKTTFSWPPSQDLPGYRPVTKPHAKQIREAAKMIAAAKRPVLYVGGGIMKAGATAELKVLAELTGVPVVTTLMALGSLPDSHPQNVGMPGMHGAVTAVTALQKSDLLIALGTRFDDRVTGKLDSFAPFAKVIHADIDPAEIGKNRDVDVPIVGDAREVIADLIQAVQAEVNEGNAGDYTAWWKDLNRWRDTYPLGYDLPEDGSLSPQQVIERIGQLAPKGTIYAAGVGQHQMWASHFVNYEEPRTWLNSGGAGTMGYAVPAAMGAKVGMPERTVWAIDGDGCFQMTNQELATCALNNIPIKVAIINNGALGMVRQWQTLFYNQRYSNTVLHGDETGTDTAVGSQLGESAAPRMGTRVPDFVKLSEAMGCVALRCEDPADLDKVIAEANAINDRPVVVDFIVHEDAMVWPMVAAGTSNDEVMAARGVRPDFGDNEDD